In the genome of Chrysoperla carnea chromosome 5, inChrCarn1.1, whole genome shotgun sequence, the window GATTTGGCAAACTACGGAATTTGAAAGAAATCGTATTGCCCATTAAACTATATTATTACTAGTAGCGTCTCAGTCAAAATAAAAGGTCGATTAAATTTCCGACCTACCAAAAGTCTGCAATGTGTGCTGTTTTTTAGAATTCCTAATTTGAAAGATGTACCCtagtttaaatttcttaaattaaagtataaccATCCTCGTATTTTGGATTAgagagaataaaatttatttttctcgcAATATTAAGGTGTACAAACTATTCGAATGAATTGAGCTGGAGCTATTACCTATGGTTTATCTCAAATACGGgggtttcataaaataaattatgtactgaatgtaaaaatttttttactaatttgacTATGAGTCGTAGAGAAACAGATCTTAAATTTTCAACCTTCTatattgtatagttttggagaaaatggaatcTTATGTTCTAGCGTAATAtacgcaaaaatgtttcaaacaataattgtttatttttttatagagaacattttttacaattaaatttttgttctgtcCTTTACGGTTTACAAACTGGGTTCAACGGATCCAAGACAAAAAtgatctatgatgctcatttacaaactcaaatttactttttatacccaggacacgtcataaaaatttaagctcgatatctcttttcgtttttgagttatcgtgctgacaGAAAGGCGGgtaaacgaaaatggactaattaggtgattttatgaacacttatgtCAAAACTTtgtttgtatcatcaatatttctaagcgttataaaattgggactaaatttagtatgcCTTCATATATATAGGATATAACCATGCCTAGggtactttaataatttttgtgatgTAATTTGAATCACAGGATACCATGAAATAATACTTCCAGCTCAACTTATAGTTCATCTATTGAGTCTCTTTGAACTTCAAGTAGTAAATTttgcgaaaaaattatttaatcgttcTCTGCACAGCAAAATTTGAGGGTGGTTACACTTGAAATGAGACATACTgtttgaaatagaaaatatttaggaTAATTTTTGTAGGCGACCCAAAAATTTCACCCGATGCTTCAAAACCAGTTGATGAGAATGAagaattttgttgtatttttgaaacaaaaataaataacgtaCAATTATTATATGGAGCTGAAATGGATGGTATATTAagcgataaaaaaattgatgtaaatAATCCAAATGacttaaataatgtaaaatttgtcgaattaaaaacaaatcgaGTAATTGACAATAAGCGACAGTATCAAAATCATCTacgttataaatatattaagtgGTGGTGTCAAAGTTTTCTGGTTGGAATTAACGATATTCTTGTTGGATTTCGAAACGATCAAGGAAAAGTTTTGACTTTGGATAATTTAGAAGTGAATGTTATACCAAAAAAAgttatggtaaatttttttttacgatatttagTTTATAATCCGGTTGCCATCACATTAAGGATTTTCAGCAAATGTGTatatggagggtagagataaggagaaCCATCTTGTTTGCGGGTTtcagaattaaaatatatttagtgaAAACTGAAACgacatttcaatatttttacttttaactatGCATACATTCacacattcaaatattttttcagggTCAATGGAGTCCTAGTGTTTGTAtgaactttttaaaagaaatgttaGACTTTATtagttttgtgataaaaaatgatGAGAACTTAAAAGAAGATGATCCAGATACAGTTTGGCAATTTGTTTGGAAACCACCTGCATTAAATGTAGAGGTCAAAAAATATTGTGGACGATCGAAAGAAACTTTCCTTCCGGAATGGTTTGTTAATCATGTACgaacttttgaaaaaagataTAAGGCTGAAGGTGTATCAtaactatgaaataaaatatggatttttttaaatgaaaatgaatatgattgacttattttgatttaaCGAGTTGAAAAGGTTTCAATGGATCTCAAGTTTATTTGAACGTAAGatcatgtattttaaaatattacgcCTTCGAACTTTTGAATTTTGGAGCTGATATCTCGATATCAGTGCTATCATTTTTGATGGATTAAAATTAGTCtacaaaaaattgtgaaaattggagataatttttcttaaatttttaatagcttcTGAAAAAATTTGAGATAAACGAACACATTATTTAACCCAAAAATGGCGAATATTAGGTGAATTTGTTAGCTTAAGATCTGtgcatttcaaaatattatctaaatttcgattttggtcCCGTGAATTTGACATCTCgatatttaagtttaaattggATCGATTTTTAGCCATTCACTTAAGagcaacattttttgatagtatTTGCCCCTATCTGTCTTCTTTTTATATGGTACCCAAAGAGATGcattattttagtatattattaattttattatctttacaACCTAGCATACGCCTGCAGAAACTATGCTGAAATTTGATGCATAGCCGGTTACTGTGTTCTGACTCTTGCAATGACTGTTTAATCGATTAACCGtccttttaattattataattgacgAACTGCCGCTGTCGGGACTTAAACCCATACTGTCCCAGTGCCCAAGAGTCAACGCTAAGACGGACGCCTTAGCCTTTTCGGCCATTTGGGTCCTGACTTTTACACAAGTGCGATTACAAAAATGCGCTAAAATTAAaccgttattaaaaaaaaaaaaaaaaaaacttcgtttttttaccatatttattttcacaacGTAGTACAATAGTAATTtctaatatacatttaaaaattattatgaatcaaACTTAACGACatttacaaatattcaaaattaaaattttaactgaatttttatgttaaatatgattgatatattgtaaaattaaaaatgttaattacttaaaaattaattgatttataaataataataacttatttatttattaaaaacttatctttaaaaaattattgttaatggtaatcaacaaatattaaatgagAATAAAAAACTCTGTTAAGCAGGTTTTTGGGATATTTCATCATTAATtgtttacactttttttaattcgctACTATTTTCGAATCAAATTTGATTGGTATTCTTCAAATTCAAGTAGTTTGATTCGAAAATAGTTGCGAATTAAACAATTGTAAACAATAAACCctcaaaaaatagttttatttataaataatatggataatattaataacaatttgtaTTAAATGAAAGATTGCGGTATggacgaaattttttaatttatttgcatgttaaatataaataaattatatttttaagttaaaatatccaaaaataataataatactatatttttataaaattaatatctagcagttgttttttcaattaattaccTCTAAATAGATTAAATGTTAGTACCatcgtaaaaaatttatgttaatattagGTTTGGCACATTTAGGCAAATTTATTTTAGACTGGGAAAACAGGACATAATAAAGGACATTCTATGGACTGTCAAGGAAATCTATCGACTTAGAAAGGGTATTCCAGCATAATTTTCGAGCTAAATAAGGCGAATACAAACTAGTCTGAAAGGTTTGCAACAAGGTGTTGATCGATTTCATTCCCTTTTAAGAGTTCCGTAATAAAAGAGTACTAGTAAAACAACGAATAGTAAATTGTGAATTTCTTGTAGATCGATTTCTATGTTTCCTGTTTGGTTTCACCTTTGGTTGTATGACGGATTAAAGCATGCCGAAAGAATATAATACACGTGTTTCAAGacatacagaaaaaattttatatgataagatctttacaaaatttttctattaccGAAAATTTCTGTTAAGTTTTGATTCTAGGTAGTCATGTAGCCATCCTAATCCACAAATCCTTCTGAAATACATAACGATACTTTCAATGCCGACGGGCTTCATAGTATTGAATTttaccatatttaaaaaaaatacttatgtaAAGAGTTTCGAATAATGGAAAAGTTGGTTTATAAGCCAACAGTTGAAATTcgggtaataaattttttattaaatttaatcgttTCATTAATGAAATTCTGCcatttacaaatattgaaaataatattacaaaataacaaaaacaaacaagaattaaatgttaaaaatttagaagtaattaatgtttttttgtaaatattaaaaaaatacaatgaattatttgtttaaaactttatatcattatgaaataaaaattattttcactcaaaatatatatatataccaaacATAAAATCTGGAATGCTATGAAGGCGTTGTTgcagaagaagaaaaaaataatagtaattattggTCAAGTTTATATCAAAGAAATTAATAGTTTTAGGCCATCGATCATTGATTCAATATAGGATATATTATCACATCTTTGAGCTTATTTAGCCGATACAACGCATCGTGAACGTGTTTAACGATCAATCAATAAAGCTGTATGGTAGCGAGTTAACTTTAACCCTTCTCTAAAGACATTTCTCATGGGCGATCGTTATACACTATGCTATACAATGCGGATTTTGTTACTAGTGTGATTGTGTAAAAGGTCGATCGTTTGTAccccttttaaaatataattgcgGATTCGTTTTGCTAATTTCTTTGATTAACAGATTGTTATAAACTAGAccaattaagaaaattagcaCCTGTTAATACAGTTTTGGTTATTTGATGAAAGTTAATGaacgattataaatatttctaattactatttttgaattattaaaagtttctaATATTTTCTGAACATTTTTTGATTCACCAACATAAATATTTAGTCGAATTTAATAATCacacctaaaaataaaataaaatattaaaattgaaagattCTGAagaatttaatacaataatattgtaaCTCGATTCTTTAAGGCTCGCTCTGACAGAGCGAGATTATGaatacactctgtataaataaatttgtataaaaaaaagatgtCAGGTGTGGGGTTCGAACCCACGCTCCCGTTTGGGAACCAGAGCTTAAATctggcgccttagaccgctcggccaaccTGACTTGTTAAACTAAATCTgagtttaaaataatgattgtgttgcaaaattaatataatatacatttttttaccatctgattgttgttttttaatttccgaAACAACAGCTTCTTTTAGAACTTCATAAGCTTTATCCAAATTATCATTTACAATAACATAATGGAAATTTCCAGGTGTTTCACCTACAAAAagatttttagttaattatcgatgaaaaatttttctaaaaaattaacgaaCCGTATTCCATTTCTTTTCGGGCTACATTTAATCGTTTTGTAAGAGTTTCTTCTGTTTCAGTTCCACGACTCCGTAAACGTTTTTCAAGTTCATCAAGTGAAGGaggttttataaaaactgttattggatttaaatctgtttttctaatttgtttaaCACCTTCCATGTCAATATCAAGTACGCATACTTTTCCAGCATTTTGTACATTTGCAACAGATTTATAACTAGAAAAAACgacaaatacttgttttaacaTGGCTATAAAGCTATTTTCCTTTCcgacataatttaaaaagtctCATTAtcagggtattccactatttttgaaaaaatacttcaaaatgttgattttgctaataaaaggccaccaaaaatttatttcggaaaaatacacacgctttcttgccaaaaacttaaattaaattttaaaccttttttaaactgtaaaaaacgcgggcatccaatttgatgacgtaatatgggtatcactatacaaaataacacaaataagtttgacagatatattcataaacATCTGATATACCCAGCTgtttacactgaactaattgatggtctatggctcataccgatatgacatcacagcaaggcttacccccgttttaggtcacgtgatataagTACAGTTTAAAAagtacgatttttaattttaatattttaaaagaaaaaaatgcttttatgactcgaaatcagaatatttaagtatattcttacataaattttaacttttttcaaatttcatgatttatttttgactaactaGTTTATGAAGCATATAGTGTTTGTTGGGGGTGGGGGTGGGGCTTATTAAAAGAATCAATGGGTGTGGTTAAAAAGGCTATGTATAAAAAGGCTACGACGTATAGATAGCATCTCCCAGATATTTAGCAATCCCATatcgataattcttttttttctcaaaactaaATTATTGTTGTATGGAGACCAGAAACGACTAAGATCTCTCCGTcaacaaatttctaaaaaaatcaaCTCGATCTATTTCGATTTGGGACTGTTTTTTGTTTGACTTTtgtgatattcataattttatagttgAATCACCAAAACGTTAAACTTTTTCAACTCCTTTCGATTTTAGTCGCTATCCTTTCAAATGTCTATAATTACAGAggaaaaatagataaataggTAATATTAAGAATACTTTTCAGGATATATTTAGGGCCTGAAGTAAAAGCTTCTGTAAGTTCCAGGCCAGAATTATGTTacaaaatctatataaaaattaatttctttaccTAGTTCCGTACATATTTCCACTGAATACagcattttcaataaattctcCTCTTTCGATCGCCGCAGTCATTTCTTCTTTGGTTGTGAAATGATAATGCACGCCACTTTGTTCACCTGGTCTAGGCTTTCTTGTCGTATGACTTACACTAAATCCAAATGTATTTGGAAAATCATTCAATAATCTAACTAATAATGTACTTTTTCCTGACCCTGATGGTCCACATAAAATTAATGGTCTTGGTCCCGAGTTTTGTACCATTTTTGTGATGACTAAACAGAAATAAggttaaattaaagaatttgtgCAACGTGAAAAATTTACCACATGGGGTCGGTTCACagacttttatatataaacggTCGGCTTTGTTATTTATTACTTCCTAAATATAACCTTATTCTTcggaaaaatgtataaaaactattaaataaattatttacttaattaaaagttattaaattgcattaactaattaaaaaggTTATACtacatattgattttattgccttgttatacaaaatttttacttcatgACAAATTTACAAgatgtttacatttaaatttaaaaattggctaAAGATTTACCTGCACGGATAAAAGCCGTACTTATTGatattaaggaaaaaattttgttggctGTTATTAAAACTTGTTAAAAGGTTAAAACGTGATAAATCTTGTTTGTACTAATTGGCTAGTTTACGTTTACGTGGTCTTTTATTAGTTTCTTTGTGTTATCTTGACGTAAACAGAGTACATTCACATTAGCAACATCTATCTTCAATGTTTACACTTTTTTACATCTGTCGAATTCTTTTCGAAGCATTTTCTAAATTCGAGCggtaaaactattttaattattaatgacgtaattaattaaatctaatttgtttttgttagttatactaaaatattttttttttacaaaaagaaaattagaatatttaggTAATTAATATgcggaattattattttttgacaacAATGGCGTACGAATTATGATAAATTGATTGTTATACTATAttgattcattaaaattcaagtttaattgttataaaaaagaaataaatgcaTTTGCATTTTTCAATATGTTCAGTTTATCCATGTATAACACCATCGCCGAAATAGCTCAGTTGGGAAAGCGTTAGACTGAAGATCTAAAGGTCCCTGGTTCGATCCCTGGTTTcggcatttaatttttattgccaatttttcatttagttaaactaataaaatttttcatactatCCTATCCTAtagagaatttttattttagaataaaacattatttttaagtgaaatttgtATCTCAACTTCAACTGTGCCTCAACTGTCAATTGCTGATATCTCGAGAAACACAATTCGGAAAGGATTTAGTCAGTAGCATCATTTTTAGTGGGTTTAACTTACAAATAGATAATATATTCATGGGCTCTGAATTTTTGCcagaaatttaattatcgatGCAGATAGTATCTTAATTGATATAATTGCTCTCCCCTCCTGATAAACGACAGAGGTAATTGGATTCACCTAGAGCTCTTGTTTTAGTTGAACGATTCAAAAATTGAGTTCCAGACCTATTATACTTCGTGCAGCAAATAAATGAAGGAACGAATAAAGATAAGAAATCCAAATTGATGGTTAGAATAAAATTTccggaaaatatttaaattacaaataaattgccTTCCCCaccttttttatgtttgttcatATAGgaattgaaaatcataaaattgctTTTTGAGTGTTCACTACTTGGACTACTattaaaaagattaataaaaatgttcgtacattattaattaaatttaatagatgcctttttaaaataaacggcGGAAGTTCAAAC includes:
- the LOC123299918 gene encoding guanylate kinase, producing MVQNSGPRPLILCGPSGSGKSTLLVRLLNDFPNTFGFSVSHTTRKPRPGEQSGVHYHFTTKEEMTAAIERGEFIENAVFSGNMYGTSYKSVANVQNAGKVCVLDIDMEGVKQIRKTDLNPITVFIKPPSLDELEKRLRSRGTETEETLTKRLNVARKEMEYGETPGNFHYVIVNDNLDKAYEVLKEAVVSEIKKQQSDGVIIKFD
- the LOC123300723 gene encoding decapping and exoribonuclease protein-like, which codes for MSKVKERMFSMQYLEHKNFPVFKQPQIRGYFSVDKDRKIKFDASNLRYYYEGTRLPKNKKISLNLDANVDQAIKKDEFLKEIEQINHMLYYLKHNTEFHRSTNLDDKKFFSFDFIAFRGLLTLILCTPYERNEGWAINASYFKGNIYLCDTITDQKRQNILNANDKMKRCSSWGYKFEQYLLTSDPKISPDASKPVDENEEFCCIFETKINNVQLLYGAEMDGILSDKKIDVNNPNDLNNVKFVELKTNRVIDNKRQYQNHLRYKYIKWWCQSFLVGINDILVGFRNDQGKVLTLDNLEVNVIPKKVMGQWSPSVCMNFLKEMLDFISFVIKNDENLKEDDPDTVWQFVWKPPALNVEVKKYCGRSKETFLPEWFVNHVRTFEKRYKAEGVS